A single genomic interval of Lewinellaceae bacterium harbors:
- a CDS encoding PIN domain-containing protein has translation MKKYLLDTDICIHFLKGEYELDQQVKSVGLNNCFLSEITILELTYGVENSDPNYKAGHEKALQNLKQKFQERIIPINSCFSTYAQEKVRLRRAGTPIGEFDLLIGCSAIANSLVIVTNKARGKNKVFNYGAVIFVPGKARRMRIAKAT, from the coding sequence ATGAAAAAATACCTCCTGGATACCGATATCTGCATTCATTTCCTCAAAGGCGAATATGAATTAGACCAACAAGTAAAGTCTGTAGGGCTAAACAATTGCTTTCTCTCTGAAATAACGATACTGGAGCTTACCTATGGTGTCGAAAACAGCGATCCCAATTACAAAGCTGGCCATGAAAAAGCCTTACAAAACCTGAAACAAAAGTTCCAGGAAAGGATCATTCCCATCAATAGTTGCTTCTCAACTTATGCCCAGGAAAAAGTACGCCTAAGAAGGGCAGGAACCCCAATAGGCGAATTTGATTTGCTAATTGGATGTAGTGCAATAGCCAATAGCCTAGTAATTGTTACCAATAAGGCACGAGGAAAGAATAAAGTGTTCAATTATGGGGCAGTAATTTTTGTGCCAGGCAAGGCGCGAAGAATGAGGATAGCCAAAGCTACCTGA
- a CDS encoding metallophosphoesterase, whose product MKTFKGYLLIIGVLVLNSCADYKIHYSREAQGWEANTPGPELKLEHSVFLVGDAGELVDGKTSPALILMGEKLRQAGKKSSVVYLGDNIYPNGMAPKDGPDRAADEARLEAQLEVLKGYEGKVFFILGNHDWYEYGIDGLDREKKFIEKYLDRKDVVLPNPGCGDPQEVDLSENLVIVLIDSQWYIENWDGHSEINDGCEVKSRDVFQEYVEEAIKGNRNKNMIIAMHHPPYTNGPHGGDFTLKQHIFPLTDLNHNLWVPLPVLGSVVQFLRGTVGHPQDASHPKYRELANIVIGAARKNGHFFIASGHEHNLQYTEQDEQFFIVSGAGSKESPSRLGKGTEFAYGHRGFTQLDFYEDGSAWIQYWIPEGDGTTGRVVYRKQVKGPLPDIVEEVAEDFPPIPDSLEMPLSRIDFKKGKLWDFFWGEHYRDVYNAVVKVPTLKLKEFKGGVKPVKRGGGYQTNSLRLETKDGKQYVVRSIDKDPTRTLGYPFNESFVTEVIRDNFSASHPLSAIPAAKLADAVGIYYTDPQLVYLPAQRELGIYNDEFANSLYLLEERPDDDVWEDTPQFGNSKEILSTSDMLGEVLGKHDRLIDYRWVVRSRLFDVLIGDWDRHDDQWRWAEIDEGKYEYYRPIPRDRDQALCKYDGLLLGIARGTSPDIKKLMIFKEKTKRIQWQVYNARHFDRSFLTGADWSTWEEEVRRIQQAVTDERIEAAFRQSWPPAVYALNGDDIVRKLKARRDNLMEMARKYYKYMAKKVEVVGTSEKDLFTIERLPEGKTRIRVYDTNDKGEKEFLFFGRTFDYDETKEITLYGLDDDDIFEFTGRAEKAILVRVVGGLGEDTFIDKSEVLEEAKRAIYYDTKKENNKVELGQESVAKFKKDPSYNTYNRRTIDHSFNYFSTLPSIGFNPDDGLLVGLFGQYTAYGFKKSPFASQHNLKASYALATGGFSIEYSSEFINLFGKWELSLDGLVQTPLYSINFYGLGNDSVNPEAEIEDGALDFNRVRQRLYRFIPSIGRRLNSQSRFLIGPTFESFGIERTKGRYIDEVGDSLGETFFNGQDLLGFRVMLDYRNLDNPALPARGIGIFLDVGYKHQLNDVDKSFPYLNASFSAYQNLDRARNLVFATRFGFQHRFTNEYEFYQGAMLSGPGPGANFRGFRRNRFVGTTAFYQNIDLRLKLLSSNNPAVPFSLGLTAGFDHGRVWLEKEESDTWHYAYGGGLWFSPFDMFVVNAIVFRGDNKSNRVNITGAFFF is encoded by the coding sequence ATGAAAACCTTTAAAGGGTACCTGTTGATCATCGGCGTTTTGGTGTTGAATTCCTGCGCCGATTACAAAATCCACTACTCCCGGGAAGCCCAGGGCTGGGAAGCCAATACGCCCGGGCCGGAACTAAAGCTCGAGCATTCCGTTTTTCTGGTCGGCGACGCCGGAGAACTGGTGGATGGCAAAACCTCTCCTGCCCTGATCCTCATGGGAGAAAAACTCCGCCAGGCCGGCAAAAAGAGTTCGGTGGTTTACCTGGGCGACAATATCTACCCCAACGGCATGGCCCCGAAAGACGGGCCGGACCGGGCTGCGGACGAAGCCCGCCTGGAAGCCCAGCTGGAGGTGCTGAAAGGCTACGAAGGCAAGGTTTTTTTCATCCTCGGCAACCACGACTGGTACGAATATGGCATCGACGGGCTGGACCGCGAAAAGAAGTTTATTGAAAAATACCTCGACCGAAAAGATGTGGTGCTGCCCAATCCGGGCTGCGGAGACCCTCAGGAGGTCGATCTGTCGGAAAACCTGGTGATTGTCCTGATCGACTCCCAATGGTACATTGAAAACTGGGACGGCCACAGCGAGATCAACGACGGCTGCGAGGTGAAGAGCCGCGATGTATTCCAGGAATACGTCGAAGAGGCCATCAAAGGCAACCGCAACAAGAACATGATCATTGCCATGCATCACCCGCCTTACACCAACGGGCCGCACGGTGGCGATTTTACCCTGAAGCAACACATTTTCCCCCTGACGGACCTCAACCACAACCTCTGGGTTCCGCTGCCCGTGCTGGGTTCTGTAGTCCAGTTCCTGCGGGGCACGGTCGGGCATCCTCAGGACGCCAGCCACCCCAAATACCGGGAGCTGGCCAATATTGTCATCGGCGCCGCCCGCAAGAACGGCCACTTTTTCATCGCCTCCGGCCATGAGCACAACCTGCAGTATACGGAGCAGGACGAGCAGTTCTTTATCGTCAGTGGGGCCGGCAGCAAGGAAAGCCCCTCCCGCCTGGGCAAAGGCACGGAATTCGCCTACGGCCATCGGGGTTTTACTCAACTGGATTTCTACGAAGACGGCTCGGCCTGGATACAGTACTGGATCCCGGAAGGGGATGGAACTACCGGCCGCGTAGTGTACCGCAAGCAGGTGAAGGGCCCCCTGCCCGATATTGTGGAGGAAGTAGCCGAAGATTTTCCGCCCATCCCCGATAGCCTGGAAATGCCCCTTAGCCGGATCGATTTTAAAAAAGGCAAGCTATGGGATTTCTTCTGGGGAGAACACTACCGGGATGTGTACAACGCGGTAGTGAAGGTGCCTACGCTGAAGCTGAAAGAATTTAAAGGCGGCGTTAAGCCCGTCAAAAGAGGGGGCGGCTATCAGACCAACTCGCTGCGCTTGGAAACCAAAGACGGCAAGCAGTACGTCGTCCGTTCCATCGACAAAGACCCCACCCGAACTCTGGGCTACCCCTTCAACGAATCTTTCGTCACGGAGGTGATACGAGACAACTTCAGCGCCTCTCACCCCTTGTCCGCCATTCCCGCTGCCAAACTGGCCGATGCGGTGGGCATTTATTACACCGATCCTCAGTTGGTCTACCTCCCTGCCCAGCGCGAACTAGGCATCTACAACGACGAGTTTGCCAATTCGCTGTACCTGCTGGAAGAACGCCCCGACGATGATGTTTGGGAGGACACCCCGCAGTTCGGCAATTCCAAAGAGATTCTTTCCACCTCCGATATGCTCGGAGAAGTGTTGGGGAAACACGACCGCCTGATCGACTACCGCTGGGTAGTGCGCTCCCGCCTCTTCGACGTCCTGATCGGCGACTGGGACCGCCACGACGACCAGTGGCGGTGGGCGGAGATCGACGAGGGCAAATACGAGTACTACCGCCCCATTCCCCGCGACCGCGACCAGGCCTTGTGCAAATACGACGGCCTGCTGCTCGGCATCGCCCGCGGCACTTCTCCCGACATCAAAAAGCTGATGATCTTTAAGGAGAAGACCAAGCGCATACAATGGCAGGTCTACAACGCCCGGCACTTTGACCGCAGCTTCCTCACCGGAGCGGACTGGAGTACCTGGGAAGAAGAAGTGCGCCGCATTCAGCAAGCGGTGACCGACGAACGCATCGAAGCGGCTTTCCGGCAGAGCTGGCCCCCTGCCGTTTACGCTCTCAACGGAGATGATATCGTCCGAAAGCTGAAAGCCCGCCGGGACAACCTCATGGAAATGGCCCGGAAGTATTACAAATACATGGCCAAAAAAGTGGAGGTGGTGGGCACTTCCGAAAAAGACCTCTTCACCATAGAACGACTGCCCGAAGGAAAGACCCGCATCCGCGTATACGACACCAACGACAAGGGAGAAAAGGAGTTCCTCTTCTTCGGGCGCACCTTCGATTATGATGAAACCAAGGAGATCACCCTCTACGGTTTGGATGACGACGATATTTTCGAATTTACCGGCCGGGCCGAGAAAGCCATCCTGGTCCGGGTGGTCGGCGGCCTGGGGGAAGATACCTTTATCGATAAATCAGAGGTGTTGGAAGAAGCAAAACGTGCGATCTACTACGATACGAAAAAGGAAAACAACAAAGTGGAACTCGGTCAGGAATCCGTCGCCAAATTTAAAAAAGACCCCAGTTATAACACCTACAACCGGCGCACCATCGACCACAGTTTCAACTATTTCAGCACCCTGCCTTCCATCGGGTTCAACCCCGACGACGGCCTGCTGGTGGGCCTGTTCGGGCAGTACACCGCCTATGGGTTTAAAAAGTCGCCTTTCGCTTCTCAGCACAACCTGAAAGCCAGCTACGCCCTGGCCACCGGCGGCTTTTCCATCGAATACTCCAGCGAGTTCATCAACCTGTTCGGCAAGTGGGAGCTTTCGCTGGACGGGCTGGTGCAAACCCCGCTGTATTCGATCAACTTCTATGGCTTAGGCAACGACAGCGTAAACCCGGAAGCAGAGATCGAAGACGGGGCCCTGGATTTCAACCGGGTCCGGCAGCGCCTGTACCGTTTTATTCCCTCCATCGGCCGTCGGCTCAACAGCCAGTCCCGCTTCCTGATCGGCCCCACCTTTGAATCCTTCGGCATCGAGCGGACTAAAGGCCGTTACATCGATGAGGTCGGGGATAGCCTGGGCGAAACGTTCTTCAACGGCCAGGATTTGCTGGGTTTTCGGGTGATGCTGGACTACCGCAACCTGGACAACCCCGCTCTGCCCGCCCGCGGCATCGGCATCTTCCTGGATGTCGGCTATAAACACCAGCTGAACGATGTCGACAAGAGCTTTCCCTACCTGAATGCCTCTTTCTCCGCCTATCAAAACCTGGACCGGGCCCGCAATCTCGTTTTTGCCACCCGCTTTGGCTTCCAGCACCGGTTCACCAACGAGTACGAATTTTATCAGGGGGCCATGCTCAGCGGCCCGGGGCCGGGCGCCAACTTCCGCGGCTTCCGCCGCAACCGCTTTGTCGGCACCACCGCTTTTTACCAGAATATCGACCTGCGGCTGAAGCTGCTCAGCTCCAACAACCCGGCTGTGCCGTTCTCTTTGGGCCTTACCGCCGGCTTCGACCACGGCAGGGTCTGGCTGGAAAAAGAGGAGTCCGACACTTGGCATTACGCCTACGGCGGCGGGCTGTGGTTCAGCCCCTTCGATATGTTTGTGGTCAATGCCATTGTGTTCCGGGGGGATAATAAGTCCAATAGGGTCAATATCACCGGTGCTTTCTTTTTTTAG
- a CDS encoding succinylglutamate desuccinylase/aspartoacylase family protein: MTEWNSTAEQMLQLEIGRTPKGAVRHYWLHIINNGIGEPVRIPVIVARGKKDGPTLGLTAAIHGNELNGIPVIQRLFRELDVEQLRGTVIGGLVMNVPGLLLEQRKFNDGTDLNRIAPGSKRGNLSEVYIYRVINKVLRPLNYLVDLHTASFGRVNSWYIRADMSTPATARMARLQNPDIILHNPPNDGTFRGAASDLGIHAITLELRDPHVFQAGVIEDALVGIRNILYDLDMLDGEILCPAVSTTLCERSYWIYTDEGGILEVLPKVRDMVKKDNPMAVVRNIFGKVSKTYLTPEDGIVIGKSISPINQTGSRILHLGINPRQIPCITDDDRDVYF, translated from the coding sequence ATGACAGAATGGAATAGCACTGCGGAACAGATGCTCCAACTGGAGATCGGCCGTACGCCGAAAGGGGCTGTCCGGCACTATTGGCTGCACATCATCAACAACGGCATCGGCGAACCGGTCCGTATTCCGGTCATTGTCGCCCGGGGAAAAAAAGACGGCCCAACGCTGGGCCTTACCGCCGCCATTCACGGCAACGAGCTCAACGGCATTCCGGTCATCCAGCGCCTGTTCCGGGAGCTGGATGTGGAGCAGCTCCGGGGCACGGTCATCGGCGGCCTGGTCATGAACGTGCCCGGCCTGTTGCTGGAACAACGCAAGTTCAACGACGGCACGGACCTCAACCGCATCGCTCCCGGCAGCAAAAGGGGCAACCTCAGCGAGGTTTACATTTATCGGGTAATCAACAAGGTGCTGCGGCCTTTGAATTATCTGGTCGACCTGCACACCGCCAGCTTCGGGCGGGTCAACTCCTGGTACATCCGCGCCGATATGTCCACCCCGGCAACCGCCCGCATGGCCCGGCTGCAAAATCCGGACATCATCCTCCACAACCCGCCCAATGACGGCACCTTCCGCGGGGCAGCCAGCGACCTGGGCATCCACGCCATTACCCTCGAGCTTCGGGATCCTCACGTCTTTCAGGCCGGGGTCATCGAAGACGCCCTGGTCGGCATTCGCAACATCCTCTACGACCTGGACATGCTGGATGGAGAAATACTGTGCCCGGCCGTTTCCACCACCTTGTGCGAGCGTTCTTACTGGATTTATACCGACGAAGGAGGCATACTGGAAGTCTTGCCAAAGGTCCGTGACATGGTCAAAAAGGACAACCCCATGGCGGTGGTCAGAAATATCTTTGGCAAAGTCAGCAAGACTTATCTAACCCCGGAAGACGGCATCGTCATCGGCAAGAGCATCAGCCCCATCAACCAAACCGGCAGCCGCATCCTGCACCTGGGCATCAACCCCCGGCAGATTCCTTGCATTACGGATGATGACCGGGATGTTTATTTTTAA